A portion of the Collinsella aerofaciens genome contains these proteins:
- a CDS encoding alpha/beta fold hydrolase, translated as MALITSYHVPGLYVEDHSIDVPLDWRGLEPMLLAVGSTMRRGAIPTPIAGAPESIKLFYRVVCAPDRINDDLPLLLFLQGGPGGESPRPLSPTSDGWIEEAVKHFRVVLPDQRGTGRSSCVDGRTIAALGERAEAAGSDAARSQADFLKRHLASSIVRDFEYLRLVGFGGKPWVTLGQSYGGFLTLSYLSLFPEGAAASFTCGGIPHVPASASEVYAHTFPRMVAKTQQYYDRYPADVERVAALADALEAQKPVLPDGSPMTVERLQLMGSDFGMKPSFERMHWIIDHAFVDGDGTLACGASVSDSFLMRAFERTNTRTNPLYWTLQEFIYADGDTMPIRWAAAEEKAHRAEFDTLTRPLMFTGEAMFPWMFEQMPELKPFKPAMDLLMEDTSWDKIYDPQRLACNEVPLQAAVYFDDMYVDSGMQLDTLSRVGNSHAWVTNEFEHDGLHGSVVFKHLFDEALNRGDLRQIF; from the coding sequence ATGGCCCTCATCACTTCGTACCACGTCCCCGGCCTTTACGTCGAGGACCACAGCATCGACGTCCCCCTTGACTGGCGCGGCCTGGAGCCGATGCTCCTGGCCGTCGGCAGCACCATGCGCCGCGGCGCTATACCGACACCCATCGCCGGCGCGCCCGAGAGCATCAAGCTCTTCTACCGCGTGGTTTGCGCACCCGACCGCATCAACGACGACCTGCCGCTCCTTCTCTTTTTGCAGGGTGGCCCCGGTGGCGAGAGCCCGCGTCCGCTGTCGCCCACAAGCGATGGCTGGATCGAAGAGGCCGTCAAGCACTTCCGCGTGGTCCTTCCCGACCAGCGCGGCACCGGACGCAGCAGCTGTGTTGACGGACGCACGATCGCGGCCTTGGGCGAGCGCGCCGAGGCGGCAGGCTCCGATGCGGCCCGCTCGCAGGCGGACTTCCTCAAGCGTCACCTCGCCAGCTCCATCGTGCGCGATTTTGAGTACCTGCGCCTGGTGGGCTTTGGCGGCAAGCCCTGGGTCACGCTCGGACAGAGCTACGGCGGTTTTTTGACGCTGAGCTATCTGTCGCTCTTCCCCGAGGGCGCGGCGGCGAGCTTTACCTGCGGCGGAATCCCCCACGTGCCGGCGAGCGCAAGCGAGGTCTACGCGCACACCTTCCCGCGCATGGTCGCCAAGACGCAGCAGTATTATGACCGCTACCCCGCTGACGTCGAGCGCGTGGCAGCCCTGGCCGATGCACTCGAGGCTCAGAAGCCCGTGCTGCCCGACGGCTCGCCGATGACGGTCGAGCGCCTACAGCTCATGGGCAGCGACTTTGGCATGAAGCCGAGCTTTGAGCGCATGCATTGGATTATCGATCATGCTTTTGTTGACGGCGACGGCACGCTGGCCTGCGGCGCCTCGGTATCTGACAGCTTTTTGATGCGCGCCTTCGAGCGCACCAACACGCGCACGAATCCGCTGTACTGGACGCTTCAGGAGTTCATCTACGCCGACGGCGACACCATGCCCATTCGCTGGGCCGCGGCAGAAGAGAAGGCCCATCGTGCCGAGTTCGACACGCTCACGCGACCGCTCATGTTTACCGGCGAGGCCATGTTCCCGTGGATGTTTGAGCAGATGCCCGAACTTAAGCCCTTCAAGCCGGCGATGGATCTGCTTATGGAAGACACAAGCTGGGACAAGATCTACGACCCGCAGCGCCTGGCGTGCAACGAGGTGCCCCTGCAGGCCGCAGTGTATTTCGATGACATGTACGTGGACTCGGGCATGCAGCTCGATACGCTCAGCCGCGTGGGCAACTCGCATGCCTGGGTGACGAACGAGTTCGAGCACGACGGCTTGCACGGCAGCGTGGTGTTCAAGCACCTCTTCGACGAAGCCCTCAACCGCGGAGACCTGCGCCAGATCTTCTAG